One stretch of Nocardioides perillae DNA includes these proteins:
- a CDS encoding cysteine desulfurase, which yields MEGLLPELEVIRKDFPILERTLAGGRPLVYLDSANTSQKPQCVIDAMVDHLERHNANVARAMHQLGAEASEAFEASRDKVAAFIGAPSRDEVVFTKNASEALNLVANCLAWARGELQLGEGDEVVTTVMEHHSNIVPWQLLTQRTGASLRWFDLTPEGELDLSQVDELITERTKVLTFTWVSNMLGTVNPVAELTRRAHEVGAIVVVDASQAAPQLPIDLAAMAPEERPDALVFTGHKVVGPTGIGVLWGSRALLEALPPFLGGGEMIETVRMEGSTYAGIPHKFEAGTPPITEAVGLGAAVDYLAAIGMEAVHRHEQTITAYALEGLATVPGLRVVGPLDATRRGGAVSFELEGVHPHDVAQVLDSRGVAVRAGHHCAKPAHRFFGVQSTTRASSYLYTTPAEVDALVEALEHTRSYFARS from the coding sequence GTGGAGGGCCTGCTCCCTGAGCTCGAGGTGATCCGCAAGGACTTCCCGATCCTCGAGCGCACGCTCGCGGGCGGGAGGCCGCTGGTCTACCTCGACAGCGCCAACACCTCGCAGAAGCCGCAGTGCGTGATCGACGCGATGGTCGACCACCTCGAGCGCCACAACGCCAACGTCGCCCGCGCCATGCACCAGCTGGGCGCGGAGGCCTCCGAGGCGTTCGAGGCCTCGCGCGACAAGGTCGCGGCGTTCATCGGGGCGCCGTCGCGCGACGAGGTGGTCTTCACCAAGAACGCCTCCGAGGCCCTCAACCTGGTGGCGAACTGCCTGGCGTGGGCCCGCGGCGAGCTGCAGCTCGGCGAGGGCGACGAGGTGGTGACCACGGTGATGGAGCACCACTCCAACATCGTGCCGTGGCAGCTGCTGACGCAGCGCACGGGCGCGTCGCTGCGGTGGTTCGACCTCACGCCCGAGGGCGAGCTCGACCTGTCGCAGGTCGACGAGCTCATCACCGAGCGCACCAAGGTGCTCACCTTCACCTGGGTCTCCAACATGCTCGGCACGGTCAACCCGGTCGCCGAGCTGACCCGCCGCGCCCACGAGGTCGGCGCGATCGTCGTCGTCGACGCCTCGCAGGCGGCGCCGCAGCTGCCGATCGACCTGGCCGCGATGGCGCCCGAGGAGCGGCCCGACGCGCTGGTCTTCACCGGGCACAAGGTCGTCGGCCCGACCGGCATCGGCGTGCTGTGGGGGAGCCGGGCGCTGCTCGAGGCGCTGCCGCCCTTCCTCGGCGGCGGCGAGATGATCGAGACCGTGCGCATGGAGGGCTCGACCTACGCCGGCATCCCGCACAAGTTCGAGGCCGGCACCCCGCCGATCACCGAGGCCGTGGGCCTCGGTGCCGCCGTCGACTACCTCGCTGCGATCGGCATGGAGGCCGTGCACCGCCACGAGCAGACGATCACCGCCTACGCGCTCGAGGGCCTGGCCACCGTGCCGGGGCTCCGGGTCGTCGGCCCGCTCGACGCGACGCGGCGCGGTGGGGCCGTCTCCTTCGAGCTCGAGGGGGTGCACCCCCACGACGTGGCGCAGGTGCTCGACTCGCGCGGCGTGGCCGTGCGGGCGGGCCACCACTGCGCGAAGCCGGCCCACCGGTTCTTCGGCGTGCAGTCGACGACGCGGGCCTCGTCCTACCTCTACACGACCCCGGCCGAGGTCGACGCGCTGGTCGAGGCGCTCGAGCACACCCGGTCCTACTTCGCGAGGAGCTGA
- the sufC gene encoding Fe-S cluster assembly ATPase SufC, whose translation MSTLEITDLHVSVDTEDGPKAILKGVTLTIGDGETHAIMGPNGSGKSTLAYSIAGHPKYTITGGSVTLDGEDVLAMSVDERARAGLFLAMQYPVEVPGVSVANFLRTAKTAIDGEAPKLRTWVKDVNGALERLNLDASFSGRSVNEGFSGGEKKRHEIAQLELLDPKVAILDETDSGLDIDALKVVSEGVNRFREQEGKGVLLITHYTRILRYITPDHVHVFVDGKVAESGGPELAEELEANGYDRFLKANASA comes from the coding sequence ATGAGCACCCTCGAGATCACCGACCTCCACGTCTCCGTCGACACCGAGGACGGCCCCAAGGCCATCCTGAAGGGCGTCACGCTGACCATCGGCGACGGCGAGACCCACGCGATCATGGGCCCCAACGGCTCCGGCAAGTCCACCCTGGCCTACTCCATCGCCGGCCACCCGAAGTACACGATCACCGGCGGCAGCGTCACCCTCGACGGCGAGGACGTGCTCGCGATGTCGGTCGACGAGCGCGCCCGCGCCGGCCTCTTCCTCGCCATGCAGTACCCCGTCGAGGTGCCCGGCGTCTCGGTCGCGAACTTCCTGCGCACCGCCAAGACCGCCATCGACGGCGAGGCCCCCAAGCTCCGCACCTGGGTCAAGGACGTCAACGGTGCCCTCGAGCGCCTCAACCTCGACGCCTCCTTCTCGGGCCGCTCGGTCAACGAGGGCTTCTCCGGTGGTGAGAAGAAGCGCCACGAGATCGCCCAGCTCGAGCTGCTCGACCCGAAGGTCGCGATCCTCGACGAGACCGACTCCGGCCTCGACATCGACGCCCTCAAGGTCGTCTCGGAGGGCGTCAACCGCTTCCGCGAGCAGGAGGGCAAGGGTGTCCTGCTGATCACGCACTACACCCGCATCCTGCGCTACATCACCCCCGACCACGTGCACGTCTTCGTCGACGGCAAGGTCGCGGAGTCCGGCGGCCCCGAGCTCGCCGAGGAGCTCGAGGCCAACGGGTACGACCGCTTCCTCAAGGCCAACGCCTCCGCCTGA
- a CDS encoding non-heme iron oxygenase ferredoxin subunit: MGFERVCTTGEVPEDEALAVQVGALTLAVAREGDEFFAVQDLCTHAAVALSEGEVSECQIECWLHGSRFDLRTGKPTGLPATEPVAVFPVEVRGDEVFVDVDTTTNGVRPS, encoded by the coding sequence ATGGGCTTCGAGCGCGTCTGCACGACCGGCGAGGTGCCCGAGGACGAGGCGCTCGCCGTGCAGGTCGGCGCCCTCACGCTGGCCGTGGCTCGCGAGGGTGACGAGTTCTTCGCGGTCCAGGACCTGTGCACCCACGCGGCCGTCGCGCTGTCCGAGGGCGAGGTGTCCGAGTGCCAGATCGAGTGCTGGCTGCACGGCTCCCGCTTCGACCTGCGCACCGGCAAGCCCACCGGCCTCCCGGCCACCGAGCCCGTGGCGGTCTTCCCGGTCGAGGTGCGCGGCGACGAGGTCTTCGTCGACGTCGACACCACGACCAACGGCGTCCGCCCCTCCTGA
- the sufD gene encoding Fe-S cluster assembly protein SufD produces the protein MTVTETARDSVASALEQERVVSHLNPPPSYDLADHPVPTGREEVWRFTPLKRLRGLLDGEPSEASLALEQELPAGVELRTISAAEARELELPPNERPAALAAELADGALLLDVPAEAELDAPVVLRFRGGSVDDLVHARLVLRFGAHSRATVVVSHTGSARYNAITSVLVGDGAEVDVVSLQDWDDDAVHLGRDAVRVGRDAKVKHTSVSFGGDVVRMHANVEYAGPGGEAELLGLYFADAGQHLEHRLFADHNAPRTKSNVVYKGALQGEGARTVWIGNVLIRKVAEGIETYEENRNLVLTDGCQADSVPNLEIETGEIEGAGHASATARFDDEQLFYLRSRGVSDEEARRLVLHGFFQDLIRKVGVPTLEEQLTATVEAELARNVSGGVR, from the coding sequence GTGACCGTCACCGAGACCGCCCGCGACAGCGTGGCCTCCGCGCTCGAGCAGGAGCGGGTCGTGTCCCACCTCAACCCGCCGCCGTCCTACGACCTCGCCGACCACCCGGTCCCGACGGGGCGCGAGGAGGTGTGGCGCTTCACCCCGCTGAAGCGCCTGCGCGGCCTGCTCGACGGCGAGCCCTCGGAGGCGAGCCTCGCGCTCGAGCAGGAGCTGCCCGCCGGCGTCGAGCTGCGCACGATCAGCGCCGCGGAGGCCCGCGAGCTGGAGCTGCCGCCCAACGAGCGGCCGGCAGCGCTGGCCGCCGAGCTCGCCGACGGCGCCCTGCTGCTCGACGTGCCGGCCGAGGCCGAGCTCGACGCGCCGGTGGTGCTCCGCTTCCGCGGCGGGTCGGTCGACGACCTCGTGCACGCCCGCCTGGTGCTGCGCTTCGGCGCCCACAGCCGCGCCACCGTCGTGGTCTCGCACACCGGTTCCGCGCGCTACAACGCCATCACCTCGGTGCTGGTCGGCGACGGTGCCGAGGTCGACGTCGTCTCCCTGCAGGACTGGGACGACGACGCCGTGCACCTCGGTCGCGACGCCGTGCGGGTCGGTCGCGACGCCAAGGTCAAGCACACCTCCGTGAGCTTCGGTGGCGACGTCGTGCGCATGCACGCCAACGTCGAGTACGCCGGTCCCGGCGGCGAGGCGGAGCTGCTCGGCCTCTACTTCGCCGACGCGGGCCAGCACCTCGAGCACCGGCTCTTCGCCGACCACAACGCGCCCCGCACCAAGAGCAACGTCGTCTACAAGGGCGCGCTGCAGGGCGAGGGTGCGCGCACCGTGTGGATCGGCAACGTGCTGATCCGCAAGGTCGCCGAGGGCATCGAGACCTACGAGGAGAACCGCAACCTCGTGCTCACCGACGGCTGCCAGGCCGACTCGGTGCCCAACCTGGAGATCGAGACCGGAGAGATCGAGGGGGCCGGGCACGCCTCGGCGACGGCCCGCTTCGACGACGAGCAGCTGTTCTACCTCCGCTCGCGCGGCGTCTCGGACGAGGAGGCGCGCCGCCTGGTGCTGCACGGCTTCTTCCAGGACCTCATCCGCAAGGTGGGCGTGCCCACCCTCGAGGAGCAGCTCACCGCCACCGTCGAGGCCGAGCTGGCCCGCAACGTCTCGGGTGGGGTGCGCTGA